One Prevotella melaninogenica DNA window includes the following coding sequences:
- a CDS encoding RagB/SusD family nutrient uptake outer membrane protein gives MKTKAYKYIVGFLALSLFTACDFQKVNTNEFELLPEEGLMDGISIGGPITAMQKCVFPVGTQADGTSVANRYQTAYNLAADCWSGYFGQNNNWGGPNNLNYFLKDGWVASSYTESYSTIVPLWQDLKGKTETQFPEVFALAQILKISAWHKATDMFGPIPYKEAGKGLITVPYDSQEEVYKAMFKELSDAIEVLTKYADNGNSKLLPNADAVYAGDVHKWVVYANSLMLRLAMRVYYADAALSKKYALQAINHSYGVMKTKDDEAKMERGASLEFKNNLDVLINQYNECRMGSSMLAYLGGYQDPRLPKYFNTSTVSQAVTVGTYGKYSGVPTGHDVSSNDAFKDSSRPAITSTTPTYWMRASEVYFLLAEAALHGFAVGGTAESLYEKGIEMSFEENGIASSEVADYMSSGLKPSAYSFHLTNPGVNVDVPAVTEATTAWSGTDEEKLEKIMIQKWIALYPNGQEAWTEYRRTGYPKLHSAISNYSNGEVDSEVGIRRMRFPTNKSTSAEDIANLESARKLLRGGLDKAGTRLWWDNKNH, from the coding sequence ATGAAGACAAAAGCATATAAATATATCGTAGGTTTCCTCGCACTGTCCTTGTTTACGGCTTGTGACTTCCAAAAGGTAAACACTAACGAATTTGAACTCCTTCCAGAGGAGGGATTGATGGATGGTATTTCTATTGGCGGTCCTATAACTGCCATGCAGAAATGCGTCTTCCCTGTAGGAACACAGGCAGATGGTACCAGTGTTGCTAATAGATATCAAACAGCTTATAACCTTGCTGCTGATTGTTGGAGTGGTTATTTCGGTCAGAACAATAACTGGGGCGGTCCTAATAACCTCAACTATTTCCTCAAGGATGGTTGGGTCGCATCGTCTTATACCGAGTCTTATTCAACGATTGTACCTTTGTGGCAAGACTTAAAGGGCAAGACTGAGACGCAGTTCCCAGAGGTTTTTGCTTTGGCTCAGATTCTGAAGATCTCTGCTTGGCATAAGGCTACAGATATGTTCGGCCCAATTCCTTACAAGGAGGCTGGTAAAGGACTCATCACTGTGCCATATGATAGCCAGGAAGAAGTCTATAAGGCAATGTTCAAAGAACTCTCTGATGCTATTGAAGTGTTGACAAAGTATGCTGATAATGGTAACAGCAAACTCTTGCCAAATGCTGATGCTGTCTATGCAGGTGACGTTCATAAGTGGGTTGTCTATGCTAACTCTTTGATGTTACGTCTTGCTATGCGTGTTTATTATGCTGATGCTGCACTCTCAAAGAAGTATGCTTTACAGGCTATCAATCATTCTTATGGTGTGATGAAGACCAAGGATGATGAGGCTAAGATGGAGAGAGGCGCAAGCTTGGAGTTCAAGAACAACCTCGATGTTCTTATCAACCAGTATAACGAGTGCCGTATGGGTTCTTCTATGTTGGCTTACTTAGGTGGTTATCAAGACCCACGTTTGCCAAAGTACTTCAATACAAGTACGGTTTCTCAGGCAGTGACTGTGGGCACATACGGAAAGTATTCTGGTGTACCAACAGGTCATGATGTAAGCTCTAACGATGCTTTCAAGGATTCTTCTCGTCCAGCTATCACAAGTACAACACCTACTTATTGGATGCGTGCTTCTGAGGTTTACTTCCTCTTGGCTGAGGCTGCGCTGCATGGTTTCGCTGTAGGTGGTACTGCTGAATCACTTTATGAGAAGGGTATCGAGATGTCATTTGAGGAGAATGGTATTGCAAGTTCTGAGGTCGCAGACTATATGTCGTCTGGTCTCAAGCCATCTGCTTACAGTTTCCATCTCACCAATCCAGGTGTGAATGTTGACGTACCAGCAGTAACAGAGGCTACTACAGCATGGAGTGGAACCGATGAGGAGAAACTTGAGAAGATTATGATACAGAAGTGGATTGCACTCTATCCTAACGGACAAGAGGCTTGGACAGAGTATCGTCGTACAGGTTATCCTAAGTTACATAGTGCTATTTCGAACTATAGCAATGGTGAGGTGGATAGCGAAGTGGGCATTCGTCGTATGCGTTTCCCAACTAATAAGTCTACATCGGCAGAGGATATTGCCAACTTAGAGAGTGCACGCAAGCTACTTCGTGGCGGTCTGGATAAGGCTGGAACACGTTTGTGGTGGGACAATAAGAATCATTAA
- a CDS encoding HU family DNA-binding protein — protein sequence MRIKLQKKKNPQKRTEEKYYANPVNLGKKSLHDIAHDIAGRSSLTRGDIENVLSNFMDCLPHYLRDGFSVQLGEFGTMRLTLSSEGAATVKAFKTETIKPRVTFTPGVELKAALRENSYETVKEENSSSKPSHKDKGSGENPGPVPED from the coding sequence ATGAGAATTAAACTTCAAAAGAAAAAGAATCCGCAGAAGCGGACAGAGGAAAAGTACTATGCTAATCCTGTAAACCTGGGCAAGAAAAGTCTGCACGATATTGCGCACGACATTGCGGGGCGTTCTTCGTTGACACGTGGTGACATTGAGAACGTACTGTCGAACTTTATGGATTGTCTGCCTCATTATCTCCGCGATGGCTTTAGCGTTCAGTTGGGTGAATTTGGCACAATGCGCCTGACACTTTCAAGCGAGGGGGCTGCGACGGTAAAAGCTTTTAAGACAGAGACTATCAAACCGCGCGTAACGTTTACGCCAGGTGTGGAGCTAAAAGCTGCCTTGCGCGAGAACTCGTATGAGACGGTGAAGGAGGAAAACTCCAGTTCAAAACCTTCTCATAAAGACAAGGGAAGTGGAGAGAATCCTGGACCTGTGCCAGAGGACTAA
- a CDS encoding transposase, protein MEGSFGNQKQHYSLGRIKARNMFSERLLLFFGIHTANAAILAAREMARRVKKAA, encoded by the coding sequence ATGGAGGGTAGCTTTGGAAATCAAAAGCAACACTATAGCCTTGGACGCATCAAGGCACGCAATATGTTTAGCGAGAGGCTACTACTCTTCTTCGGAATCCATACAGCAAATGCTGCCATTCTTGCCGCAAGGGAGATGGCTCGGAGGGTGAAGAAGGCTGCCTAA
- a CDS encoding glycoside hydrolase family 18, with protein MKNFKYISSLVLLCTGILFCGCSKMTEVENEPYDHVGGYNTMNNAESEKYYADLRAYKQQAVNYGRPVAFGWYSNWSPAGTYRRGYLTSMPDSMDIVSMWSGAPNRFNITPEQKKDKEFVQKVKGTKLLEVTLLSYIGKGRTPDSVYTAVEKQAEKEGWANDQARVEEAKKKARWKFWGFDGVVGSDNHKEALARFAKALCDSLVANDWDGYDIDWEIGSGVFDMDGTLSTNADLVYLVKEMNKYIGPKSDPEHKGHRLICIDGHFGSLTEALDGYVDYWIDQAYGRTTHFDYYGVDPKTIITTDNFESSFKSGGQLLRQAKSMPSKGYKGGVGAYRFDNDYDNTPNYKWMRQAIQINQQVFKERMGQTAQP; from the coding sequence ATGAAAAACTTTAAATATATCAGTTCGTTGGTATTGCTCTGTACAGGAATCCTTTTCTGTGGATGTAGTAAGATGACAGAGGTAGAGAACGAACCTTACGATCATGTCGGTGGATATAATACGATGAACAATGCTGAAAGCGAGAAGTATTATGCCGATTTGAGAGCTTACAAGCAGCAAGCTGTTAACTATGGTCGTCCTGTTGCCTTCGGTTGGTATTCTAACTGGTCGCCAGCTGGTACCTATCGTCGTGGCTATCTGACCTCTATGCCAGATAGTATGGACATCGTTTCCATGTGGAGTGGGGCACCTAACCGCTTTAATATCACACCTGAACAGAAGAAGGATAAGGAGTTTGTACAGAAGGTAAAGGGTACAAAACTCTTGGAAGTTACGCTCTTGTCTTACATTGGTAAGGGCAGAACGCCTGACTCTGTGTACACTGCTGTTGAGAAGCAAGCAGAGAAAGAAGGCTGGGCAAACGATCAAGCTCGTGTTGAAGAGGCTAAGAAGAAGGCGCGTTGGAAGTTCTGGGGCTTCGATGGTGTTGTTGGTTCTGACAATCACAAAGAGGCTTTGGCTCGCTTTGCTAAGGCTCTTTGCGACTCATTGGTAGCCAATGACTGGGACGGTTACGATATCGACTGGGAGATTGGTAGTGGTGTCTTCGATATGGATGGCACGCTTAGCACTAATGCCGACCTCGTTTACTTGGTGAAGGAGATGAATAAGTATATCGGTCCTAAGAGTGATCCAGAACATAAGGGACACCGCCTTATCTGTATTGATGGCCATTTCGGTAGCCTTACCGAGGCATTGGATGGATATGTTGATTACTGGATTGACCAAGCTTATGGTCGTACAACTCATTTCGATTACTACGGTGTTGATCCAAAGACAATTATCACAACCGATAACTTTGAGTCTTCTTTCAAGAGTGGTGGTCAGCTGTTAAGACAAGCCAAAAGTATGCCTTCTAAGGGTTACAAGGGTGGAGTAGGTGCTTATCGTTTCGATAACGACTACGACAACACCCCTAACTACAAGTGGATGCGTCAGGCAATTCAGATTAACCAACAGGTGTTCAAGGAGAGAATGGGTCAAACCGCTCAACCTTAA
- a CDS encoding SusC/RagA family TonB-linked outer membrane protein, with protein MRIFHESKQKHLYYSIAFALSIALAPTSAYAVGNPVGSPEASMSQAVQQNGNHKVTGRVVDSTGEPLIGATIMVEGTKEGAVTDIDGNFTINTTSKAKLVISYVGYTTQTVLVGDKTTIDVTLKEVANTMNEVVVTALGIKRAEKALSYNVQSVGSNELTRNKDANFVNSLNGKVAGVSISKSASGVGGATRVIMRGAKSIEGDNNVLYVIDGIPIFNFSGGRDSGIMGEGRVSSEGIADFNPEDIESISVLAGPSAAALYGSNAANGAILITTKKGKEGRVAISFSSSADFSSPLLMPEFQNTYGNKLGSYESWGEKLATPSLYDPKKDFFRTGTNFINALTLNMGNEFNQTFASVATTNSRGIVPNNTYDRYNFTIRNTTRMLKNKVQLDLGASYIKQKDNNMVSQGEYWNPIVAAYLFPRGESFEGIKTFERYDNVRNFPTQYWPISDSRFANQNPYWTAYRNLAPDDKDRFMFNAGLTYNIFDWLSVAGRIRLDKTFITSERKIYASSFNYFAKEKGAYDYYDYKDHQTYIDAIANINKTFGKFSLAANVGYSYSDYASLTRGYGGNLVLVPNKFSLNNINPSDSKIREAGGDSKVRNVAVFASAELGWRSMVYLTLTGRNDWNSRLVNSSEESFFYPSVGLSGIISEMTKLPSFISYLKVRGSYTEVGSPVSRSGMTPGTITTPLVGGSLKSTDIYPFTDYKAERTKSYEFGLTARFWKKLSFDFTWYKSNTYNQTFVGDLPESSGYKKVYLQAGNVENRGVEMSLGYSDNFGGLQWNSSLVYSKNVNEIKEMVKDYYHPLSPKPINIPEVSKDNGRVLLKVGGSINDIYARKVLAKDNQGFVNVSPSGGMSLETVEPIYLGKTTPDFTMGWNNNFTYKNFGLSFLVNARFGGIVTSSTQALLDRFGVSKASADARDAGGVMIPNQGLYDAKKYYTLVATGENDLAGYYTYSATNVRLQELTLSYKFNSKLFNNVIKDLTLSFVATNPWMIYCKAPFDPELTASTGTYGQGNDYFMQPSLKSYGFSVKFKF; from the coding sequence ATGAGAATTTTTCATGAATCAAAGCAGAAGCATCTGTATTATTCAATCGCTTTTGCCCTTTCTATTGCATTGGCTCCAACGAGTGCTTATGCTGTAGGAAATCCCGTAGGCTCACCTGAAGCTTCAATGTCTCAGGCTGTGCAACAAAACGGTAATCACAAGGTAACTGGTCGTGTTGTTGACTCTACTGGTGAACCGTTGATTGGTGCCACTATTATGGTGGAAGGAACCAAGGAAGGTGCTGTAACGGATATTGATGGTAACTTTACCATCAATACCACGTCAAAGGCTAAGTTGGTTATCTCTTATGTTGGTTATACTACCCAGACAGTCCTTGTAGGCGACAAAACCACCATCGATGTTACCCTTAAGGAAGTTGCAAACACTATGAACGAGGTTGTTGTGACAGCTTTGGGTATTAAACGTGCTGAGAAAGCCTTGAGTTACAATGTACAGTCAGTTGGCTCAAATGAGTTGACACGTAACAAAGATGCTAACTTTGTGAACTCATTAAATGGAAAAGTAGCTGGTGTTAGCATTTCCAAGAGTGCCAGTGGTGTCGGTGGTGCAACACGTGTTATTATGCGTGGTGCTAAATCTATCGAAGGTGATAACAACGTGCTATATGTTATTGATGGTATTCCAATCTTTAACTTTAGTGGTGGACGCGATAGCGGTATCATGGGTGAAGGTCGTGTAAGCAGTGAAGGTATTGCCGATTTCAACCCAGAGGATATTGAGAGCATCAGCGTTTTGGCTGGTCCTTCCGCAGCTGCTCTTTATGGTAGTAATGCTGCCAATGGTGCTATCCTTATTACAACAAAGAAAGGTAAGGAAGGACGTGTTGCTATTTCGTTCTCAAGCTCTGCAGATTTCAGTTCACCATTGTTGATGCCAGAGTTCCAAAATACGTATGGCAATAAGCTTGGCTCATACGAGAGCTGGGGTGAGAAACTTGCAACACCAAGTTTATACGATCCTAAGAAGGACTTTTTCCGTACAGGAACAAACTTCATCAATGCTTTGACATTGAATATGGGTAATGAGTTTAATCAGACTTTTGCCTCTGTAGCAACCACCAATTCACGTGGTATCGTACCAAATAATACTTACGATCGTTACAACTTCACTATCCGTAACACCACTCGTATGCTTAAGAATAAGGTGCAACTCGACCTTGGTGCATCTTATATCAAGCAGAAGGACAATAACATGGTGTCACAGGGTGAGTACTGGAACCCAATCGTCGCAGCTTATCTCTTCCCACGTGGTGAGTCATTTGAGGGTATAAAGACCTTTGAGCGTTACGATAACGTGAGAAACTTCCCAACTCAGTATTGGCCAATCAGCGATAGCCGTTTTGCAAATCAGAACCCTTATTGGACGGCTTATCGTAACTTAGCACCAGATGATAAGGATCGCTTCATGTTCAATGCTGGTCTTACCTATAATATCTTTGATTGGTTGAGCGTAGCAGGTCGTATTCGTCTCGATAAGACGTTTATCACAAGTGAGCGTAAGATTTATGCTTCTTCATTCAATTACTTTGCCAAGGAGAAGGGCGCTTATGATTACTATGATTATAAGGATCATCAGACTTATATTGACGCTATTGCCAATATTAATAAGACTTTTGGTAAGTTCAGTCTTGCTGCCAACGTAGGTTATAGCTATTCTGACTATGCATCCCTCACCCGTGGTTATGGTGGTAACTTAGTGTTAGTTCCAAATAAGTTCTCTTTGAACAATATTAACCCAAGTGATAGCAAGATTCGTGAGGCTGGGGGTGACTCAAAGGTACGCAATGTTGCAGTTTTTGCAAGTGCCGAATTGGGTTGGAGAAGTATGGTTTATCTTACTTTGACAGGTCGTAATGATTGGAACTCACGTCTTGTGAACTCATCAGAAGAATCATTCTTCTATCCATCAGTTGGTTTGTCTGGTATTATCTCAGAGATGACAAAACTCCCTTCATTCATTTCTTATTTGAAGGTTCGTGGTTCCTACACAGAGGTAGGTTCTCCCGTATCACGTTCAGGTATGACACCGGGAACCATTACAACTCCGCTGGTGGGTGGTAGTTTGAAGTCTACAGACATCTATCCTTTTACCGATTACAAAGCAGAGCGCACGAAGTCATACGAGTTTGGTCTGACTGCTCGCTTCTGGAAGAAGTTGTCATTCGACTTTACTTGGTATAAGTCAAATACTTATAACCAGACTTTTGTTGGTGATTTGCCAGAAAGCTCAGGTTATAAAAAGGTATATTTACAGGCTGGTAATGTGGAGAACCGTGGTGTCGAGATGTCTTTAGGTTATAGTGATAACTTCGGTGGTCTGCAATGGAACTCATCATTGGTTTATTCTAAGAACGTCAATGAGATTAAGGAGATGGTGAAGGACTACTATCATCCATTGAGTCCAAAGCCTATCAATATCCCAGAAGTATCAAAGGATAATGGTCGTGTTCTGCTCAAGGTGGGCGGTTCTATCAATGATATTTATGCAAGAAAGGTATTGGCAAAGGACAACCAGGGATTCGTAAATGTTAGTCCATCAGGCGGTATGAGCTTAGAGACAGTTGAGCCTATCTACTTAGGTAAGACTACCCCAGACTTCACAATGGGTTGGAACAACAACTTCACTTATAAGAACTTCGGACTCAGCTTCTTAGTAAATGCACGCTTTGGTGGTATTGTTACTTCTTCAACACAGGCATTGTTAGACCGTTTTGGTGTGTCTAAGGCATCGGCTGATGCAAGAGATGCAGGTGGCGTGATGATTCCTAATCAGGGCTTGTATGATGCAAAGAAGTATTATACACTTGTTGCAACAGGTGAAAACGACCTTGCAGGTTATTATACCTACAGTGCAACAAACGTTCGTTTGCAGGAACTTACTTTGAGCTATAAGTTTAATTCAAAGCTATTTAATAATGTCATTAAGGATTTGACACTTTCATTTGTAGCTACAAATCCATGGATGATTTATTGTAAAGCACCTTTCGATCCAGAGCTTACAGCTTCAACAGGTACTTATGGACAGGGCAATGATTATTTCATGCAGCCAAGTCTGAAGAGTTATGGTTTCAGTGTTAAATTCAAATTCTAA
- a CDS encoding DUF1735 and LamG domain-containing protein translates to MNKHIFKHIAVAFAACCVVSCQDSESDLLKQKVYFDGNLQKVEMPDTGSSLDVDITSRLSNKQGEAVDVSYSLADSSLVALYNSKYGTDYVAFKHQNVTFSKTSSTIAAGSIYADKVSLILNNLDQLEAGKNYMLPIKLHSSSTPVIDGEDVEYIILAKPVKITKAGDFYNKYISVKFPAGTYFKSFTYEALVHSIWWGSNCTIMGSEGLMIFRVGDVGGGISSGILQAAGRQHYEAPEKLQINKWYHVALTYDQATGKTVMYLNGTKWAESAWNIPGFDPNADVGFNIGKIPGFPWGERPFYGYMSEIRVWSVARSENQIKQNMLSVDPKSDGLELYFKLNGSETVNGNKIKDSAKGIECTTGGLEFTTLAQPLTMKDLQ, encoded by the coding sequence ATGAATAAGCATATTTTCAAGCATATTGCTGTGGCGTTTGCCGCATGCTGTGTGGTGAGTTGCCAAGACAGTGAGAGCGATTTGTTGAAGCAGAAGGTATATTTTGATGGCAATCTGCAGAAAGTCGAAATGCCAGACACTGGTTCAAGCTTAGATGTTGACATTACTTCTCGCCTTTCTAATAAGCAAGGTGAGGCGGTGGATGTTTCTTATTCACTTGCCGACTCATCACTGGTTGCTCTTTATAATAGCAAGTATGGAACAGACTATGTTGCTTTCAAGCATCAGAATGTTACGTTCAGTAAGACTTCTTCAACGATAGCTGCAGGAAGCATCTACGCTGACAAGGTGTCGTTGATTCTTAATAATCTTGATCAGTTAGAGGCGGGTAAGAACTATATGTTGCCTATCAAGCTACATTCAAGTTCTACTCCTGTCATTGATGGTGAGGATGTTGAGTATATTATTTTAGCAAAACCTGTTAAGATAACAAAGGCTGGTGACTTCTATAATAAGTATATCTCTGTGAAGTTCCCTGCAGGAACCTACTTTAAGTCATTCACCTATGAGGCATTGGTTCACTCTATTTGGTGGGGTAGCAACTGTACTATTATGGGCTCAGAGGGTCTGATGATCTTCCGTGTAGGTGATGTTGGTGGTGGTATTTCATCTGGTATCTTACAGGCAGCAGGTAGACAGCACTATGAAGCACCTGAGAAACTTCAGATTAACAAGTGGTATCATGTGGCATTGACCTACGATCAGGCAACTGGTAAGACTGTTATGTATCTCAATGGAACGAAGTGGGCTGAGTCTGCATGGAATATTCCTGGCTTCGATCCTAATGCTGATGTTGGTTTCAACATTGGTAAGATTCCTGGCTTCCCTTGGGGTGAGCGTCCATTCTATGGTTATATGAGTGAGATTCGTGTATGGAGTGTTGCTCGTAGCGAGAATCAGATTAAGCAAAATATGCTGAGTGTTGATCCTAAGTCTGATGGCTTGGAACTCTATTTCAAGTTGAATGGGTCAGAGACTGTAAATGGTAATAAGATTAAGGATTCTGCTAAGGGTATCGAGTGTACCACAGGCGGTCTTGAGTTTACTACCCTTGCTCAACCACTCACAATGAAGGACCTTCAATAA